A section of the Sedimentisphaera cyanobacteriorum genome encodes:
- a CDS encoding NADH-dependent [FeFe] hydrogenase, group A6: MADKKYLTIDNRRVEIKNERNLLEIIRRTGIDLPTFCYHSELSIYGACRLCVVEIEGMGIVTSCSTTPQEGMVVSTNTNELREMRKVYLKLLLANHHQTCTTCSKSGACRLQDLSNRLGIREIPFSEEYKPKPVDSSSPSLIRDPNKCVLCGDCVRACEEIQSVGAIDFANRGADTIVSPAFLKNLDAVECVYCGMCAGVCPTGSITPKFETEKVWNALNDKKKTVAVQIAPAIRVAIGEMFGLEPGEVSTGRLVAAMKLLGFDQVYDTSFAADLTVLEESTEFIDRKTKGEKLPLFTSCCPAWVKFAEQFYPDLLGNLSSCRSPQQMFGSVARKTLPEQLNVKNEDLYLVSIMPCTAKKFEAQRDEFKTDGHRDVDVVLTTQELGMMIKEAGIDFSGLTPESLDMPMGFKTGAGVIFGVTGGVSEAVLRFAAEKLTGKKVAETDYNQVRGNEDIRETEIEIGDIKLKLAVVHGLKNARKVAEMIRAGECDYDFVEVMSCPGGCIAGAGQPFSKDYNYKQKRQNGLYVSDKGLQLHKSQDNPYLQSCYADALGGEPGSHTAHELLHTKYKTRRRIESDHIEIGSEDEAKISVNVCVGTSCHLRGSRKILQDMMDYVHQKDLEDKVNIQATFCFEKCDKGPNVRIDDKIISKCDSAKAVEELNNALAEVSSKK, from the coding sequence ATGGCTGATAAGAAATACTTAACAATAGACAACCGCAGGGTTGAAATCAAAAACGAAAGAAACCTGCTTGAAATAATAAGACGAACAGGCATAGACCTGCCGACATTCTGCTACCACTCAGAGCTGAGCATCTACGGAGCTTGCAGGCTCTGCGTTGTGGAGATTGAGGGAATGGGCATCGTTACATCATGCAGCACAACGCCTCAGGAAGGTATGGTAGTTAGCACCAATACAAACGAGCTGCGCGAGATGCGAAAGGTGTATCTCAAGCTCCTGCTTGCAAATCATCACCAAACCTGCACAACCTGCTCAAAGTCCGGAGCTTGCAGGCTTCAGGATCTCTCCAACAGGCTCGGGATAAGGGAGATTCCCTTCTCTGAGGAGTATAAGCCAAAGCCTGTGGATTCAAGCAGTCCGTCTCTTATTCGCGATCCGAATAAATGCGTCCTCTGCGGCGACTGCGTCCGTGCTTGTGAGGAGATCCAGAGCGTGGGGGCGATTGATTTTGCAAACCGAGGAGCAGATACGATTGTCTCGCCTGCGTTTCTCAAAAATCTTGATGCGGTAGAATGCGTTTACTGCGGAATGTGTGCAGGTGTCTGCCCCACAGGTTCTATAACGCCAAAATTTGAAACAGAGAAGGTTTGGAATGCGCTAAACGACAAGAAAAAAACTGTAGCGGTTCAGATAGCTCCTGCAATCAGGGTAGCTATAGGCGAGATGTTCGGCCTTGAGCCCGGCGAGGTGTCAACGGGAAGGCTCGTAGCTGCGATGAAGCTGCTCGGGTTTGATCAGGTTTACGACACTTCATTCGCCGCAGACCTTACAGTGCTGGAGGAATCAACTGAATTTATCGATAGAAAGACCAAGGGCGAAAAACTGCCGCTTTTCACCTCGTGCTGCCCGGCTTGGGTTAAGTTTGCAGAGCAGTTCTATCCTGACCTTCTGGGCAATCTCTCTTCCTGCAGGAGCCCTCAGCAGATGTTCGGCTCTGTTGCACGCAAGACACTCCCCGAACAGCTCAATGTGAAGAATGAAGATTTGTACCTTGTTTCAATTATGCCCTGCACGGCCAAAAAATTTGAAGCCCAGAGGGATGAATTCAAGACAGACGGCCACAGAGATGTGGATGTAGTGCTCACTACTCAGGAGCTGGGGATGATGATCAAGGAAGCGGGGATCGATTTCAGCGGCCTAACTCCCGAATCTCTCGATATGCCCATGGGCTTTAAAACCGGCGCTGGAGTTATCTTCGGGGTAACCGGAGGCGTGAGCGAGGCAGTGCTCAGATTTGCTGCAGAAAAGCTTACGGGCAAAAAGGTCGCCGAGACAGACTACAATCAGGTGCGGGGGAATGAAGATATACGAGAAACTGAGATTGAAATCGGAGATATTAAGCTCAAGCTCGCAGTAGTGCACGGTTTGAAAAATGCCCGCAAGGTGGCAGAGATGATAAGGGCAGGTGAGTGCGACTACGATTTTGTGGAAGTGATGTCTTGTCCGGGCGGGTGCATTGCAGGGGCAGGCCAGCCTTTCAGCAAAGACTACAACTACAAGCAGAAGCGTCAGAACGGGCTTTATGTGAGCGATAAAGGTTTACAGCTGCATAAATCTCAGGACAACCCTTATCTGCAGAGCTGTTATGCCGATGCCCTCGGAGGCGAACCCGGCAGCCATACTGCCCATGAACTCCTGCATACGAAGTACAAAACCCGCAGAAGGATCGAAAGCGATCACATCGAAATAGGCAGCGAAGATGAGGCCAAAATCTCTGTGAACGTATGCGTGGGTACGAGCTGTCATCTCAGGGGCTCAAGGAAAATTCTGCAGGATATGATGGACTATGTCCACCAGAAAGACCTCGAGGACAAGGTGAACATTCAGGCCACCTTCTGCT
- a CDS encoding NADH-ubiquinone oxidoreductase-F iron-sulfur binding region domain-containing protein, which translates to MIAATVNLESIKENYLKALEKTQRQIVVCAGTACVANGSLKVFEAIKEQVEKKDLNVSVKLESDKDADVVMAKTGCRGFCQVGPLVTVRPQEYHYVRVKPEDAAEIVESSVADDKPVERLLYSDPATGNTCKTTKDIPFYTRQKRTVLDECGKIDACNIEEYISHEGYFAARKAFTQMQPQQIYDEVLESGLRGRGGGGFPTGKKWALTLPQPGEKKYVICNGDEGDPGAFMDRSLMEGNPHRVLEGMMIAARAIGADEAYVYVRAEYPLAVSRVSEAVRDAEALGILGDDVFGTGESLKIKVLEGAGAFVCGEETALIASIEGRRGMPNPKPPFPAQSGLWGRPTCINNVETLATVPLIIQHGAEYFKSMGTENSAGTKTFALTGHVANTGLIEVPFGLTLREIVFGIGGGVTDDDGNIFEDGFKAVQCGGPSGGCLTEEHLDLPIDYDNLRNIGAMVGSGGLVVMNKKTCMVQIAHFFMQFTQNESCGKCVPCREGTKQMLRLLEDIIEARATLETIDLLERVASAVSKGSLCGLGKTAPNPVLTTLKYFRDEYTAHVVHGKCPAGQCKAFAMPEIDPEKCIGCGLCKKKCPVDAIEGEKKQPHVIDQDKCIKCGACAEACKFNAVIGM; encoded by the coding sequence ATGATTGCGGCAACCGTAAATTTGGAATCAATAAAAGAAAACTACCTCAAAGCCCTTGAGAAAACCCAGAGGCAGATTGTGGTCTGCGCAGGTACGGCCTGCGTTGCAAACGGGTCTTTGAAGGTCTTTGAGGCTATAAAAGAGCAGGTGGAAAAGAAAGACTTAAACGTTTCGGTAAAGCTCGAATCTGATAAGGATGCTGATGTGGTTATGGCCAAAACAGGCTGCCGCGGGTTCTGTCAGGTTGGGCCGCTGGTAACGGTGCGTCCGCAGGAATATCATTATGTGCGGGTGAAGCCGGAGGATGCTGCTGAAATTGTTGAATCCTCAGTAGCTGATGATAAGCCTGTGGAAAGACTTCTATACTCCGATCCGGCTACCGGAAACACCTGCAAAACCACCAAGGACATCCCCTTTTATACAAGGCAGAAACGTACGGTTCTCGATGAGTGCGGCAAGATTGATGCCTGCAATATAGAAGAGTATATCTCACATGAGGGATACTTCGCAGCGAGAAAAGCGTTTACACAGATGCAGCCTCAGCAGATATATGATGAAGTTCTCGAATCTGGTCTGCGAGGCAGAGGCGGGGGCGGATTCCCCACAGGGAAAAAATGGGCGCTCACTCTCCCCCAGCCCGGCGAGAAGAAATATGTAATCTGCAACGGCGACGAAGGCGATCCGGGCGCTTTTATGGACAGAAGCCTTATGGAAGGCAATCCGCACCGAGTGTTAGAAGGGATGATGATTGCTGCAAGGGCTATCGGAGCAGATGAGGCCTATGTTTATGTTCGTGCGGAGTATCCGCTTGCCGTAAGCAGGGTCAGCGAGGCGGTAAGAGATGCCGAGGCTCTGGGCATATTGGGCGATGATGTATTCGGCACTGGAGAGAGCCTTAAGATAAAGGTGCTTGAAGGAGCCGGCGCATTTGTCTGTGGCGAGGAAACAGCCCTCATCGCTTCCATTGAAGGGCGCAGGGGTATGCCGAATCCAAAGCCTCCATTTCCCGCACAAAGCGGGCTCTGGGGCAGGCCAACCTGCATTAACAATGTGGAAACGCTCGCAACAGTTCCGCTGATAATCCAGCACGGGGCAGAGTATTTCAAGTCTATGGGTACGGAGAACTCAGCGGGCACGAAGACTTTCGCTCTCACCGGCCACGTTGCAAATACCGGTCTTATCGAAGTGCCCTTCGGCCTAACTCTGCGAGAGATTGTATTCGGCATCGGAGGCGGCGTAACAGACGACGACGGGAATATATTCGAAGACGGCTTCAAGGCCGTTCAGTGCGGAGGCCCTTCAGGCGGCTGCCTCACAGAAGAACACCTCGATCTGCCTATAGATTACGACAACCTGCGGAATATCGGTGCAATGGTGGGCTCAGGCGGGCTTGTGGTGATGAACAAGAAAACCTGTATGGTGCAGATTGCGCACTTCTTTATGCAGTTTACGCAGAACGAATCCTGCGGAAAGTGCGTCCCGTGCCGAGAGGGTACAAAACAGATGCTCAGGCTCCTTGAGGATATCATCGAGGCAAGGGCAACACTGGAAACGATCGACCTGCTCGAAAGGGTGGCAAGCGCGGTATCCAAAGGCTCGCTTTGCGGCCTCGGGAAAACCGCACCTAACCCCGTGCTTACTACGCTGAAATACTTCCGCGATGAATATACCGCTCACGTAGTGCACGGGAAATGCCCGGCAGGGCAGTGCAAGGCCTTCGCAATGCCTGAGATCGATCCGGAGAAATGTATCGGCTGCGGGCTCTGCAAGAAGAAATGTCCGGTAGATGCGATTGAGGGCGAGAAAAAGCAGCCCCACGTAATCGATCAGGATAAGTGCATCAAATGCGGAGCGTGCGCAGAAGCTTGTAAATTTAACGCAGTAATTGGGATGTAG
- a CDS encoding NADH-quinone oxidoreductase subunit NuoE family protein yields the protein MSCEACKKQKFEKVCRILEEHQADKSNLIPILHAVQREYRYLPEEILTYIATSLKMPPAKVYGVASFYAHFALEPKGKYVIHVCDGTACHVKGSIAILEAMQGKLGLDKEKCTTDDQLFTVETVSCLGACGMAPVITINEDVYGLVTPEKAGNLIEEILEKEKA from the coding sequence ATGTCTTGTGAAGCCTGTAAAAAGCAGAAGTTTGAGAAGGTTTGCCGGATACTTGAAGAACATCAGGCAGACAAATCAAATCTCATACCAATACTCCACGCAGTGCAGAGGGAGTACAGGTATCTGCCGGAAGAAATTTTAACATATATTGCAACAAGTCTGAAAATGCCGCCGGCAAAGGTTTATGGAGTGGCAAGTTTTTACGCACACTTCGCACTTGAGCCGAAAGGCAAGTATGTAATCCATGTATGCGACGGAACAGCCTGCCATGTAAAGGGCTCGATAGCGATCCTTGAGGCAATGCAGGGAAAGCTCGGCCTTGACAAGGAAAAATGCACAACAGACGACCAGCTTTTTACAGTGGAAACTGTCAGCTGTCTCGGTGCATGCGGGATGGCTCCGGTGATTACTATAAACGAAGATGTTTACGGGCTTGTAACGCCGGAGAAGGCGGGAAATCTTATCGAAGAAATTCTTGAAAAGGAGAAGGCCTGA
- a CDS encoding SpoIIE family protein phosphatase, whose amino-acid sequence MLTKNDFFVEVGSFQKSKEGMGSPGDVFYSSRTEDGQRTICILADGLGSGIKANVLATLTSTMAMNYIKSDIDLKRASEIIMATLPVCSVRKVGYSTFTIVDVSYEGRVRIIEYDNPCCLLLRNGRKIELERSSHRIDAGSAGQRELKYTSFDAVKGDKLFFCSDGVTQSGMGTDSMPLGWTSQGAEEYITAQLGGLESVSARKLARRIVERALKNDGNKAKDDISAAVISFRHPRRTLVITGPPYNQSNDGLLASKFEEFSGRKLVCGGTTARIIANQTKRDVKIDLSWTDPYIPPASKMEGAELVTEGTVTLSRALELLKSRGEIDPPAKNPAEKLVEYLLESDSIHFIVGTKINEAHQDPNLPASLDIRRNMLREIVDTLNNKHLKSSDMELI is encoded by the coding sequence ATGCTCACAAAGAATGATTTCTTCGTAGAGGTCGGCTCTTTCCAGAAGAGCAAGGAAGGTATGGGCTCTCCCGGCGATGTTTTTTATTCCAGCAGGACAGAAGACGGCCAGAGAACTATCTGCATACTCGCTGACGGGCTCGGAAGCGGGATTAAGGCCAACGTCCTTGCTACCCTAACCTCTACGATGGCAATGAACTACATCAAGAGCGATATAGATCTCAAGCGCGCCTCAGAGATCATTATGGCCACTCTGCCGGTATGCAGCGTTCGGAAAGTGGGGTATTCCACTTTCACCATAGTTGATGTGAGTTATGAGGGGCGGGTGCGGATAATTGAATATGACAATCCCTGCTGCCTTCTTCTCAGGAACGGCAGAAAGATTGAGCTGGAAAGAAGCAGCCACAGGATAGATGCCGGCTCAGCAGGACAGAGAGAGCTCAAATATACAAGCTTTGATGCGGTCAAAGGTGATAAGCTTTTTTTCTGCAGCGACGGCGTTACCCAGTCCGGGATGGGAACAGACTCTATGCCTCTTGGCTGGACATCTCAGGGAGCTGAGGAATATATAACCGCTCAGCTGGGCGGGTTAGAATCTGTTTCAGCGAGGAAGCTTGCCCGCAGGATTGTTGAAAGGGCTCTGAAGAACGACGGCAATAAAGCCAAAGACGATATAAGCGCAGCAGTAATCTCTTTCAGGCATCCCCGCAGAACGCTTGTGATAACAGGCCCTCCGTACAATCAGAGCAATGACGGCCTGCTCGCTTCAAAGTTTGAAGAGTTCAGCGGAAGAAAGCTTGTCTGCGGAGGAACAACTGCGAGGATTATCGCAAATCAGACGAAAAGGGATGTGAAGATAGACCTCAGCTGGACCGATCCCTATATCCCTCCGGCCTCTAAGATGGAAGGCGCAGAGCTGGTTACTGAGGGTACGGTAACGTTGAGCAGGGCGCTTGAACTGCTAAAAAGCAGAGGCGAAATTGACCCGCCTGCAAAAAATCCCGCTGAAAAATTAGTGGAATACCTGCTCGAGAGCGACAGCATACATTTTATCGTGGGAACGAAGATTAACGAAGCCCACCAGGACCCGAACTTGCCGGCGTCTTTGGATATTAGAAGAAATATGCTCAGAGAAATTGTTGATACGCTCAATAACAAGCATTTAAAAAGCTCTGATATGGAGCTGATATAA
- a CDS encoding [Fe-Fe] hydrogenase large subunit C-terminal domain-containing protein, translating into MDFMEPVYTQAAECQDCYKCLRRCPVKSIQIQDGHARIMNDSCIMCGTCVRTCPAGAKKIRNDLQRARLLLKSREKVYMSIAPSWRAEFEGSEDKLIAAVKKLGFAGVSETALGAQEVSANTAEILAEGSPGVYISSACPTVVEYVLKYMPQLAGSITGILSPLLAHCKMLRKEYGEDIGIVFAGPCIGKKKESDTSEGLLDVAITFQDLKQWLMDEEIDQAALEPDKTGDAFVPQRAAEGSLYPVDGGMIAGIKANCDVTDAGYMTFSGMDNIMQVLEGLENFKPDKPVFLELLSCDGGCVNGPAAQSGKSSALKRLDVLSGSEYEKENIPRKPGIDITASFSPDPKEEKKYPEHKIREALERVGKYRPEDELNCSGCGYDSCRQFAEALLEGRAEESMCVSYMRQLAHKKADMLIKTMPGGVVIVDEKLEVVESNRRFASMLGSDTEELYAQIPGLEKAKIEKLLPSAEMFRRAIESREQVIEKDIKLNNAVLHITVFTIEQGRLAGAFLQDITAPAVAKEQIINKAKNVIEKNLQTVQQIAYLLGENASDSEVILNSIVESFQTGSEESERGNDAHKE; encoded by the coding sequence ATGGATTTTATGGAACCAGTTTACACTCAGGCAGCGGAATGCCAGGACTGCTACAAGTGCCTGCGCCGATGCCCTGTAAAATCGATACAGATACAGGACGGCCACGCAAGGATAATGAACGACAGCTGCATTATGTGCGGTACGTGCGTTCGAACCTGCCCGGCAGGCGCAAAAAAGATACGAAACGACCTCCAGAGGGCACGCCTTCTGCTGAAAAGCAGAGAAAAGGTATATATGTCTATAGCTCCCAGCTGGAGGGCGGAGTTTGAAGGCAGCGAGGACAAGCTCATAGCAGCGGTTAAGAAGCTCGGCTTTGCGGGCGTTTCAGAGACCGCTCTCGGGGCGCAGGAAGTTTCTGCAAATACTGCGGAAATACTCGCCGAAGGCAGCCCCGGCGTTTACATCTCAAGCGCCTGTCCTACCGTGGTTGAGTATGTGCTTAAATATATGCCTCAGCTTGCAGGCAGCATTACAGGCATTCTCTCGCCCCTTCTTGCGCACTGCAAGATGCTCCGCAAGGAATACGGGGAGGATATTGGGATCGTCTTTGCAGGCCCCTGCATAGGCAAGAAGAAGGAATCGGACACCTCAGAAGGCCTTCTGGATGTTGCGATAACCTTCCAAGACCTGAAGCAGTGGCTTATGGATGAAGAGATTGACCAGGCAGCTCTTGAGCCCGATAAGACCGGGGATGCGTTTGTTCCGCAGAGGGCGGCAGAGGGCAGTCTCTATCCCGTAGACGGCGGGATGATAGCAGGCATCAAGGCCAACTGCGATGTTACTGATGCAGGCTATATGACATTCTCCGGAATGGATAATATAATGCAGGTTCTTGAAGGGCTCGAGAATTTCAAGCCCGATAAGCCTGTATTCCTCGAACTGCTCTCCTGCGACGGCGGATGCGTTAACGGCCCGGCAGCCCAGAGCGGAAAGAGCAGCGCATTAAAACGGCTTGATGTTTTGTCAGGCAGCGAATATGAAAAGGAAAATATACCCAGAAAGCCTGGCATCGATATAACTGCCAGCTTCAGCCCCGACCCGAAGGAAGAAAAGAAATATCCCGAGCATAAGATAAGAGAAGCCCTTGAGCGTGTTGGCAAATACCGCCCCGAGGACGAGCTCAACTGCAGCGGCTGCGGGTATGATTCCTGCAGGCAGTTTGCCGAGGCGCTTCTTGAAGGCAGGGCGGAGGAGAGTATGTGCGTAAGCTATATGCGTCAGCTCGCCCATAAGAAGGCCGATATGCTTATCAAAACAATGCCCGGCGGGGTAGTGATTGTGGATGAGAAGCTTGAGGTGGTAGAGTCTAACAGGCGTTTTGCCTCTATGCTTGGAAGCGATACCGAAGAGCTGTACGCTCAGATTCCCGGGCTGGAGAAGGCAAAAATCGAAAAACTCCTGCCCAGCGCTGAGATGTTTCGAAGGGCAATAGAGAGCCGTGAGCAGGTTATCGAGAAGGACATAAAGCTCAATAACGCCGTTCTGCATATTACCGTTTTCACTATCGAGCAGGGAAGGCTCGCAGGTGCGTTTCTGCAGGATATTACCGCTCCGGCAGTCGCCAAGGAGCAGATAATAAACAAGGCGAAAAACGTTATAGAGAAAAACCTTCAGACTGTTCAGCAGATTGCCTATCTTCTCGGGGAGAATGCTTCTGACTCAGAGGTGATTCTCAATTCTATTGTAGAGTCTTTCCAGACAGGCAGCGAAGAGAGCGAAAGGGGCAATGATGCTCACAAAGAATGA
- a CDS encoding (2Fe-2S) ferredoxin domain-containing protein: protein MNGKVKIRLCMGSSCFTRGNNKAIELIKEYISENNLEQSIELSGSLCEGKCSSGPHITIDDKEYDDIKPESVLDLIRIHLREKGIIN, encoded by the coding sequence ATGAACGGAAAAGTGAAAATAAGGCTCTGTATGGGAAGCTCCTGCTTTACACGCGGGAATAATAAGGCCATAGAGCTCATCAAAGAGTATATCTCTGAAAACAATCTTGAACAGAGCATTGAGCTTTCAGGGAGCCTTTGCGAGGGTAAATGCAGCAGCGGCCCTCACATTACGATTGATGATAAAGAGTATGATGATATTAAGCCAGAATCAGTTTTAGACCTTATCAGAATCCATCTGAGAGAAAAGGGCATAATAAACTGA
- a CDS encoding redox-sensing transcriptional repressor Rex yields MIMKVSSVSLPTIKRLPSYLHILRQALEEGHENISSAYIARALHLEAIQVRKDLSATGISGQSGVGFNIAGLIKHLEDFLGWNNSRDAFLVGCGNLGVALMGYEGFRERGLNIVAGFDVDKNKIGKEISGKKIFSLEKFPDLLERLHIKIGVLTVPQNRAQQVAGYMVESGIEAIWNFTSVRLDIPEHIIVERVELECSLAVLSSRLREKNEESAEEFSGANV; encoded by the coding sequence ATGATTATGAAAGTTTCATCAGTTTCACTGCCCACAATCAAGAGGCTTCCCTCATATCTGCATATACTCAGGCAGGCATTGGAAGAGGGGCACGAAAATATCAGCAGCGCGTATATAGCACGTGCATTGCATCTTGAGGCTATTCAGGTTCGCAAAGACCTCTCGGCCACAGGCATTTCCGGGCAGTCCGGAGTAGGCTTTAATATTGCCGGCCTGATCAAACACCTTGAGGACTTTCTCGGCTGGAACAACAGCAGAGATGCCTTTCTCGTAGGCTGCGGCAATCTCGGGGTGGCTCTTATGGGATACGAAGGATTCCGCGAGCGGGGGCTGAATATAGTTGCCGGCTTTGATGTTGATAAAAACAAAATCGGCAAAGAGATCAGCGGGAAGAAAATTTTCAGCCTTGAGAAATTCCCCGATCTGTTAGAAAGGCTGCATATAAAAATAGGCGTGCTTACCGTCCCGCAGAACAGGGCTCAGCAGGTGGCAGGGTATATGGTGGAATCTGGGATTGAGGCAATCTGGAACTTTACATCTGTCCGTCTGGATATTCCCGAGCACATAATCGTTGAGCGGGTGGAGCTTGAATGTTCGCTTGCGGTTCTCTCAAGCAGGCTTCGAGAGAAGAACGAAGAATCGGCAGAGGAATTCAGCGGTGCAAATGTATGA
- a CDS encoding alpha-L-fucosidase, whose product MRNQVAVKVLLSFLIFAVFCSLAEANDTSWPYANETKEQRNQRMDWWRDARFGMFIHWGVYSVPAGIYKGHKVKGIGEWIMNRGKIPVAEYKEYAEGFNPVNYDPDKWVMLAKNAGIKYIVITSKHHDGFALYNSKVTDWDVVDATPYGKDLLKPLAEACKKHGIKLGFYYSQAQDWCHKGGAVMRVPAKAGWDNPDHEKIDKFTAEHSGHWDPAQLGSMDEYIKNIAAPQVREILTNYGDIAVLWWDTPVDMNKERADMLQPLISLQPGIITNNRLGGGYPGDLKTPEQHIPAKGLDYDWEACMTMNDTWGFKSYDHNWKSAKNLIRNLVDIASKGGNYLLNVGPTSKGEIPQESVERLKEIGKWMSVNSRSIYETTASPFAKLSWGRCTKKTYINGADLYLHIFDWPEDGKLILPGLKNKVQQAYLLENMKKLKAASVSDGVMVELPSEPLNEIDTVAVLKVKGELDIDKIIPSANAQGEIVLKAELANIHNPGYGSKAKLETINSKKNIGFWTDARVWIEWPFEVEKKAEFSVKTDVALTDKASEITIEIDDKKYRAELNPTGSYSNFKTVSIVDKITLNPGEHRLKIRPLRGKWSPVNLRDVTLKSLKISGR is encoded by the coding sequence GTGAGAAATCAGGTCGCAGTTAAGGTGCTTTTATCTTTTTTAATTTTTGCTGTATTTTGTAGTTTAGCAGAGGCAAATGATACTTCTTGGCCCTATGCAAACGAAACAAAAGAACAGCGGAATCAAAGAATGGACTGGTGGCGAGATGCCCGCTTTGGAATGTTCATTCATTGGGGCGTTTATTCCGTCCCTGCCGGCATTTACAAAGGACATAAGGTTAAGGGTATTGGGGAGTGGATAATGAATCGCGGTAAAATACCCGTTGCTGAATATAAAGAGTATGCTGAAGGATTTAACCCTGTAAATTATGACCCTGATAAATGGGTTATGCTTGCAAAAAATGCAGGGATTAAATACATTGTTATCACTTCAAAACACCACGACGGGTTTGCTCTGTATAATTCCAAGGTTACAGATTGGGATGTGGTTGACGCAACGCCTTACGGCAAAGACCTCTTAAAGCCGCTGGCTGAGGCTTGCAAAAAACACGGCATTAAGCTTGGCTTTTACTATTCTCAGGCCCAGGACTGGTGCCATAAAGGAGGGGCGGTAATGCGGGTTCCTGCAAAAGCAGGCTGGGATAACCCCGATCATGAAAAAATCGACAAGTTTACTGCCGAGCATTCCGGCCATTGGGACCCCGCCCAGCTTGGGAGCATGGATGAATACATTAAGAATATCGCAGCCCCGCAGGTTAGAGAAATACTTACTAACTACGGCGATATTGCGGTTTTGTGGTGGGATACACCGGTTGATATGAACAAGGAAAGAGCTGATATGCTCCAGCCGCTTATAAGTCTTCAGCCCGGTATAATCACAAACAATCGTCTTGGAGGAGGCTATCCGGGCGATTTAAAAACGCCGGAGCAGCATATCCCGGCAAAAGGCCTTGATTATGACTGGGAAGCATGTATGACTATGAACGATACATGGGGTTTTAAAAGCTATGACCATAACTGGAAATCAGCAAAAAATCTCATTCGCAACCTCGTTGATATTGCAAGTAAAGGCGGTAATTACCTGCTTAATGTAGGCCCAACTTCGAAGGGTGAGATACCTCAAGAATCAGTTGAAAGGCTCAAAGAGATTGGCAAATGGATGAGCGTAAACAGCAGGTCTATATACGAGACAACGGCGAGTCCTTTCGCAAAGCTGAGTTGGGGAAGATGCACTAAAAAAACATACATCAATGGGGCAGATCTTTATTTGCATATTTTCGACTGGCCAGAAGACGGAAAGCTCATCCTGCCCGGGCTTAAAAACAAGGTTCAGCAGGCTTACCTGCTGGAAAATATGAAAAAGCTTAAAGCCGCTTCTGTCTCAGATGGAGTTATGGTTGAGCTGCCTTCTGAGCCTCTTAACGAAATTGATACTGTTGCAGTTTTGAAGGTTAAAGGCGAGCTTGACATAGACAAGATTATTCCATCCGCTAACGCTCAGGGTGAGATAGTTTTGAAAGCTGAGCTTGCCAATATTCACAACCCGGGATACGGCTCTAAAGCCAAATTAGAAACGATAAACAGCAAAAAAAACATTGGTTTCTGGACAGATGCAAGAGTTTGGATTGAATGGCCTTTTGAAGTGGAAAAGAAAGCTGAATTTTCTGTAAAAACCGATGTTGCTCTGACTGATAAAGCATCTGAGATAACCATAGAAATTGATGATAAGAAATACCGGGCTGAGCTTAACCCCACTGGAAGCTATTCAAATTTTAAAACCGTTAGTATTGTAGATAAAATAACATTAAATCCAGGTGAACACCGCCTTAAAATACGACCTTTGAGGGGAAAGTGGAGCCCTGTTAATCTCAGGGATGTAACCCTTAAATCTTTAAAAATCTCGGGCAGATAA
- a CDS encoding SGNH/GDSL hydrolase family protein produces the protein MKRMFCAILIVSSIVAASQDKLANVLIIGDSISIGYTPHVRQLLQGKANVIHNEGNAGPTSKGLEEIEKWLGDKKLDLIHFNWGLHDLCYRNPESNRLNKRDKKHGTITNSLEQYEKNLEILVDRLKKTGAKLIWASTTVVPEGEPGRIAGDEVKYNKLAKKVIRKHGIPINDLYAMTKIFPEQLFNAPGNVHLTKKGYQILARQTALHIDYQLELQK, from the coding sequence ATGAAACGCATGTTCTGTGCTATTTTGATAGTTTCTTCTATTGTGGCTGCATCACAAGATAAGCTTGCGAATGTGTTAATAATTGGTGATTCCATATCAATAGGTTACACGCCACACGTTCGCCAGCTCTTGCAGGGTAAGGCAAATGTTATACATAACGAAGGCAATGCAGGCCCAACCAGCAAAGGGCTTGAGGAAATAGAAAAGTGGCTGGGTGATAAAAAATTGGATTTGATTCATTTTAACTGGGGCCTCCATGACCTTTGCTATCGCAATCCAGAGTCTAATCGACTTAATAAACGTGACAAAAAACACGGCACGATTACTAATTCGCTTGAGCAGTATGAGAAAAATCTCGAAATACTCGTAGATAGGCTAAAAAAAACTGGAGCAAAGCTGATTTGGGCATCCACAACAGTTGTTCCCGAAGGTGAGCCGGGAAGAATTGCAGGAGATGAAGTTAAGTACAATAAATTGGCAAAAAAGGTAATCAGAAAGCATGGAATTCCTATTAACGATCTCTATGCTATGACAAAAATTTTTCCAGAGCAGCTGTTCAACGCTCCCGGTAATGTGCATTTAACTAAAAAAGGATATCAAATTCTCGCAAGGCAAACAGCTTTGCATATTGACTATCAGTTAGAGCTTCAAAAGTAG